The nucleotide sequence accaataaaatgaacaggcagcaggtttaaaacaaacacaaggaagtatttcttcatacgacacagtcaacctggggatgTTGGGACGGCCAAGACTATAAGCGGGTAAAAAGAATGAAATAAGTTCCTGGGgcacaggtccatcaatggctattagccaatgtGGTCAGGACACAACCCCACACTCTAGGTGTAACCTAGCCTCTGGCTGTCAAATGCTGGGACCGATGACAGGGTCTGGCTCACGTGAAAAtggctgttctgttcattccctctgaagcatctggcaccggctgctgtcagaagacaggacactgggctggctGGCCCATGGGGCTGGCCCGGCCTGGCCGTTCTTGTGtccagcccggggggggggggggggcttgtggGTGGCTGTTGGGTCCTGTGGGGCCTCTGGGCTGactgctcccctctccctgcgGCATTTGCAGTGGACTCCCTGGTGGGGAAGATCACCATCCCGGCCTACTCGTTGAGCGACGACGCCTGCTACCGCCAGCTGCGCGTGGAGAGTGACCCCGAGGAGGGGAGGGAGCCTGGCCCCCCAGCCTCGCCTTGCCCTCAGTGTGGCCTGCAACTGGCCGCGCGCTTGGGGCAGAGCTGCCCCCAGTGTGCAGGGGCCGAGGGCCAGCGTGTGCTCTACTCctgccagctctgccccttcaCCTCCCACTACTCCAGCCACCTCAAGCGCCACATGAAGACCCACAACGGCGAGAAGCCCTTCAAGTGCCCGCACTGTGATTATGCCTCGGCCCAGCTGGTGAACCTGACACGGCACCAGCGCACGCACACGGGCGAGAGGCCCCACCGCTGCCAGGCCTGCAGCTTCGCGTGCAGCAGCCTGGGCAACCTGCGGCGCCACGAGCGCATCCACAGCCAGGATAAGCCCTTCCAGTGCAGCGCCTGCGACTACCGCTGCAACCAGAGCCGCAACCTCAAGCGCCACATGCTGCGCCATCGCCAGGCGGAGGAGGGGCCCTGCTGCCAGGACACGGCCCAAGGTAGGGGGCAGGAGCCGCTCATCACGTGGGCCGGAGCAGGCAGTCCAGGGTAGGGCTGCAGGGCCCCGGCAGGAGAAGCCCTAGTCCAGCCCATCCAGGAACTGGCGTGGTCACTAGCCTCCAGGGGCAGCCAGAGGCtctgtggcagtggggggagcggAGTTGTCTCAGGTCTCGCTCCGCTGACCTGGCCTGGGAGCCCAGCTCGCTCCCCACCCGCTGAGCCCCAAACCCTCCGTCAAGCAGCCGGGGCAGTTCCCCTGCGGGGCCCACTCCTACCCCACCTGGCAGTCGCTCTGGGGAGGAGATGTGTGCAATGCCTTTGTCCCCAGAGCAACCTTAGTGATTTCCGTGGCCagcagctgggggagcagggagctcccCCCCTGCTCGGATTGGATTGAGGGAGGAGCATTGGAAGCGGGGGGCTGCCCTTCTCCCACTTGATTTGTTCTAGGGGTGACTGGGGAAGCTCAGtgcatggggaagggaggagggggctggacatggcggggggggaggaggtccccacccccccatctcaCAGCTGCCCTCTCTGCCCGTCCTGCAGAGCCGCTGCTGCCAGAGCTGAGCCTGCGCGCGAGCGGTGCgggcagccccctcctgcccggCTGCGCCCGCCTGCGGACCGATGAGGCAGACGCCTTGCCGGAG is from Dermochelys coriacea isolate rDerCor1 chromosome 3, rDerCor1.pri.v4, whole genome shotgun sequence and encodes:
- the ZNF513 gene encoding zinc finger protein 513 isoform X2 — translated: MGFEKDSEVDSLVGKITIPAYSLSDDACYRQLRVESDPEEGREPGPPASPCPQCGLQLAARLGQSCPQCAGAEGQRVLYSCQLCPFTSHYSSHLKRHMKTHNGEKPFKCPHCDYASAQLVNLTRHQRTHTGERPHRCQACSFACSSLGNLRRHERIHSQDKPFQCSACDYRCNQSRNLKRHMLRHRQAEEGPCCQDTAQEPLLPELSLRASGAGSPLLPGCARLRTDEADALPELLFPFTCRMCGLVLDDGLVQDESLVEQICSRCSLAVLSDSPPEAGPKGFSCSLCPFATHYPNHLARHMKTHSGEKPFTCPLCPYASAHLDNLKRHQRVHTGERPYKCQLCDYACGNLANLKRHGRIHSGDKPFHCGLCSYRCNQSMNLKRHMLRHTGEKPFRCRHCPYTTGHWDNYKRHQKIHGPAAEGWASPQSAKPRLAPPPPAASLP